TTTTTCATAATCCATTGTATTAAGCCTAACGTTCGAGCGCAAAGGCATGGGCCGGGTTTTTGCTACCCGTGGCAGGCGCATATAAATTTACACTTTTTATTTGTTCCTTTTTCCATGTTCCTTAATACGCGCCTGCCGCGGGGAGCAAGTATGTGGACCCGGGCTGGCCTTTGCGCGTTTTGTTAGGCTGCGTGTTTTTCACTTGTCGTAATGATACCGGCAGCTATATATTACGATTTCATTTTCATTTGCCTTATAAACTAATCTATGTTCCCTATCAATTCGCCTTGACCATAATCCGGTCAAATCATATTTTAGAGGTTCAGGTATTCCCATTCCTTCATAAGGCGTCCTTTGAATATCTTTAATAAGATCGTTAATTTTTTTCAGGATCTTTTTATCTTCCGAATGCCAGGATATATAATCTTCCCAGGCATTTTTTGAAAATGTAATTCGCATCATTCTTCAATTAGATCATGCTGAACTCCTTTTCCGGCTTTAATTTGCTGAATAGACTCATATAATCTGTCAGCATTGACTTTGGAACTTAATAAATGGACAGTTTCCATAATTGAATTATATTCACCCAATGATATAAGCACCGCCCCATTTCCTGTCCCTCTTTTAATTATTAACGTTTCATTATTATTTTCGACGTCATCAAGAAAGTTCTTAAGCCGTGTTCTGAATTCTGTGAAGTTTGCAGCTCTCATTTTAACATTTGTTTAAGTAATTAATAAAGTACAAATATACGTACATTATTAGTATCTTATAAGAAAATATTATAAATTTTAAACATGCAGCCTAACGTTCGAGCGCAAAGGCATGGGCCGGGTTTTTGCTACCCGTGGCAGGCGCATATAAATTTACACTTTTTATTTGTTCCTTTTTCCATGTTCCTTAATACGCGCCTGCCGCGGGGAGCAAGTATGTGGACCCGGGCTGGCCTTTGCGCGTTTTGTTAGGCTGCGTGTTTTTCACTTGTCGTAATGATACCGGCAGCTATATATTACGATTTCATTTTCATTTGCCTTATAAACTAATCTATGTTCCCTATCAATTCGCCTTGACCATAATCCGGTCAAATCATATTTTAGAGGTTCAGGTATTCCCATTCCTTCATAAGGCGTCCTTTGAATATCTTTAATAAGATCGTTAATTTTTTTCAGGATCTTTTTATCTTCCGAATGCCAGGATATATAATCTTCCCAGGCATTTTTTGAAAATGTAATTCGCATCATTCTTCAATTAGATCATGCTGAACTCCTTTTCCGGCTTTAATTTGCTGAATAGACTCATATAATCTGTCAGCATTGACTTTGGAACTTAATAAATGGACAGTTTCCATAATTGAATTATATTCACCCAATGATATAAGCACCGCCCCATTTCCTGTCCCTCTTTTAATTATTAACGTTTCATTATTATTTTCGACGTCATCAAGAAAGTTCTTAAGCCGTGTTCTGAATTCTGTGAAGTTTGCAGCTCTCATTTTAACATTTGTTTAAGTAATTAATAAAGTACAAATATACGTACATTATTAGTATCTTATAAGAAAATATTATAAATTTTAAACATGCAGCCTAACGCTCGAGCGCAGCGCCCTGGCCCGGGTTTTTATTG
The genomic region above belongs to Bacteroidales bacterium and contains:
- a CDS encoding Txe/YoeB family addiction module toxin; amino-acid sequence: MRITFSKNAWEDYISWHSEDKKILKKINDLIKDIQRTPYEGMGIPEPLKYDLTGLWSRRIDREHRLVYKANENEIVIYSCRYHYDK
- a CDS encoding type II toxin-antitoxin system Phd/YefM family antitoxin, encoding MRAANFTEFRTRLKNFLDDVENNNETLIIKRGTGNGAVLISLGEYNSIMETVHLLSSKVNADRLYESIQQIKAGKGVQHDLIEE